TGTTGAAGGGATCCATGACAGAAGTGGCTCGGTTTAACTGAGCAGGTTGACCCCGATTAATAAGTGCCATGGGGTGGGTTAAGGATGGTGCAGAGTTGTCCAGCAGCGGCGGTCGTGGTCCGTATAAAGACCACGAACGACCGACGCTGTGGTCAACTCGGGGCACACCTGTGACTTCATTTTACGCAGCCTCTGTGACAGGCGGCAATCCTGAGAGCCAAACTTGCTCGGGTGTTTTGCCGTCGAGACTGGAATGACCACGGTCAGTGTTGTACCAGTCGATGTATTGTGCGATGTCCTGGCGTGCAACCCTGACACTTGCATAAGCTCGCAAATAGACACGCTCGTACTTGACTGAGCGCCACACCCTTTCAACAAAGACGTTGTCTCGCCAGGCACCTCGACCATCCATGGAAAGCTTCACGCCATGGTCCAGGACGGCATCCACAAAGTCTTGTGCGGTAAATTGGCTGCCTTGATCGGTATTGACGATCTCTGGCTTGCCAAAGCGGGCATAAGCCTCCTGGAGCGCATCAACCGCATGCACAGCTTCCAAAGTGATCGCTGTTCGATGCACCAGAATACGCCGGCTATATACATCCACCACGGCTGTCAGGTAGACAAAGCCCTTAGCCATGCGGACGTAGGTCGTATCGAGAGCCCACACCTGATTGCTTCGGTTGATTCTCAAATTGCGCAGCAGATAGGGAAAGACCTTGTGCTGAGGGTTTCTCTGGCTGGTCCCGGGTTGCGGCGCCAAGGCTGAGATGCCCATTTTGCGCATCAGTGTTCGCACGTGCAACCGGCCAACCTGATGACCCTGCCTGAGCAAGGCTCGCTGCAACTGGCGTGACCCCATAAAAGGAAAGTCCAGATGCAGTTTGTCGATGGCATTCATGAGCGCCAGATCCGAATCGCTGATCGGCCTGGCTCGGTAATACACCGATCCTCGGCTGATGTTGAGCAATTTGGCTTGGCGGCTCACGCTCAGTTTGTGACGACGGTCGATCATTTGTCTGCGCTCAGCAATCCCGCTTTGGTGAGCGCGCCGCTTAAAAAATCAATTTCCAGCGCCTGTTGACCAATTTTTGCGTGCAAAGGACCGAGATCAACCGGATCCTTCACCTTGGCAGCCGAGCCAAACACGCCAGATGCATTGCTTTAACAGTTGCTTCTTCCACTCGACGATCTGTGTGGGATGCAATTCGAATTGCTGGCACAGCTCAGCTAAGGTCTTATCCTCGCGTAGTGCTGCCAAAGCAACCTTCGCCTTGAACTCTGCACTGAACACGCGGCGTGTACGCCGCCCTGATGATTTGCTCATGTCAGTCTCCTGCCACGGCCCATTTGCCGTGGCGTAAAACCCCAATGATGCACTTATCTCGCCTGTTCAGTTTTGCCGAGCCACTTCTGCAAACGTGGGCGCGATCGGATTGGTACTGCGTAGACTTTGCCCGCATTCTGCGGGAGGGCTATCTTCCTTCCGCAAGTGTCCCACAGCCCTGACGTACTTGGATCCATAAAATCTCTCAAACCGCTGTAATTGCCATCGACTCACCGATATCCCCATTGGTCACGATCCATCCTTTGCTTGTGTCTGGTCTGATACTTACGTTGTAAGTTGCGCTGGCAACTACAGGGCGGTCAGCATGTGACGATCATGGGATTCTCTCGTCTTGCGACTGGTGTCAGAGACCAAACAATTTTGGCGAAAGCACCTAACAGCCATCGAAGTCTCGCCGCTGAGCACCAAAGCCTGCGTCGAGCAACACCAGTAGATGACAAGATCCTGAATACGCGGGTGTATAGCTTCATTCTGACCCCGGGGTCAGGCAAAACGCGAGCCTGTTAAACTGACCGATGGAGTAAAAATCAAATCTGGCACCTGCGCTAGAGAAGGGTGAACTGTTGAGGCTGGACAGTTTTTTGCCTTGACGCGTCTGTTCTTTTGACATCTCGCGGCTTTCTGTAGCTCTTGCCTGCAATGCCAATCGCCAAGCATTGTGTAGTAAGCGACTCGAGGTTGTAGTGGCAAGTAGTTTGTTTCTGGCAAATGAGGTGTCCATGAAAATTAGACCACTACATTCATGTGAGTCCTAGTGAAGACCCAAGGAATAGTTTTTTTTCATGTCCTGACCTGCACGTATCCTCTCCGGATCCTCATTACCCCAAATGCGTTGGAAAAGCGTGTCAGCAAGAAACTTGTTTCCCTCGTCAGAAAGGTGCCCCCCTGCATCCAGGAAATACATTTTGTCGGATGGTAGTGCGTTCGACAAATCGATGAGTTCTGGAAAGTCGAGTCTTGCCAATTCTTGCCGGTAGCGACGGTATACCCGCTGCATCGCTAAAATGTGCTCTTTCGCTTGAGCTGTTTTTAGAAGGTTGTCAATATTGATATTTTCATCATAGGGCGTTGGAAGATAGACAATATGAAAAGGAACACCTTGCTTGCGGCCGAACTCAACCGCTTTCTCTATAGATAGTATTGAGCTGCGAATAGCCAGATCTAAACTTTCGCTGGATGCGCAGGGCTGTATCTTTTCATGGGTAGATTTATCCGCGATTCTGTTGGCCAGATAGACAAAAATATTCGACCGTGAATTCACTGCTGGTGTCTGCTTCGCCTGGCAGTCAACGTATATTTGGTAGCCAACACCGGCGAGGATGACAAAATCCGGTTTACCGTATTTTTTCTGCAAATCGTACCAACGCAGTATGTTGTCCGTCGTCGGTTGACCTATGCCAGCATAGTTGTAAAGTCGGACATCCTTTAGTTCGTTTTCCAGATGCGCAGCAATTGTCTGATCATCAGTGACTCCATAGCCGAATGCCGTTGACGAACCGAGCAATAGCCCGGTGCGACTTACCTTCTCCGGGGGATCTTGACCGTTATAGCGCAAGCCGTCAGCTGCTACATTAATATTTTTTGAGTGATATTCAGCGGCAATATTGCGAATTCCCGGTTCTTGCCTAACCGAAAAGAAACCCGACTCTGGTAGGACAATGTTCTGAGCTAAGCTAGGTTCGGCTGATCGGAAAGGCCACGTCTCAGAAACTTTATGTGTCAAATAGTTTTTAGTGGAAATGGCTAATGGATAGACAATATCAAGAAATCCACCAAGGAGGCAGAGCACGATAAAAAGCTGAAAGAGCCCAGTCAGACTCTTACGGATCCTCGTTCCGATTTTCGACTTTTCTGACTCCTCGCTCATATCAGTCCATCTCAAGACGTGAAATATAATCAGTCACTAGCGTAATATCTTGGTCCACTTTACGCATCATGACGTTGCCGACAACTAATCGATCCATACCGGTGGCCATGAAGCAGGTGAATGCTTCGGCTGGTGTGCAAACAATCGGTTCGTTCCGGACATTGAAACTGGTATTGATCAACATCGGGCAGCCGGTGAGGGTTTCGAATGCTTTTAGAAGAGCATGATAGCGAGGGCTTTGTTCGGCGTGAACGGTCTGCAACCTGGCGGAAAAGTCGGTATGCGTCACTGCCGGAATATCGGAGCGCACGAGATACTGGTCCTTCAACCTATGATGGGCTGCTGCGTGTTGCGCGGATATTGTTCGGTGCTGTTCCGCTACTGTTGAAACGGTTAGCATATAGGGCGAGGTCGGTACGCTCATATCGAACCAGTCTGCGGCTGCTTCCGCCAAAACTGATGGGGCAAAGGGCCGGAAGCTCTCGCGAAACTTGATCTTGAGATTAAACTTCTTCTGCATATCTGATCGACGAGGATCTCCGAGGATTGAGCGATTACCCAGCGCTCTGGGGCCAAATTCCATACGACCCTGGAACCAGCCTACCACCTCGCCTGCCGCTAGTGCGGCAGCCGTCTCGTCAAATAGTGACTCATCCGGTACAACAGTGAAACGTGCCCCGCTGGCAGACAGCGCAGCTTCGACTTCACTAAGTGAAAATTCAGGACCCAGTGCGCTACCGCTCATTGCATCCGGGGAGCACACACGGCGCGGAGCTTTGACATGTAAGTGGTAGGCAGCAAGTGCCGCTCCAAGCGCTCCGCCCGCATCGCCTGCAGCGGGTTGTATCCATATATTATCGAAGGCACCATCGGCGGCAATCTTGCCGTTGGCCACACAGTTAAGCGCCACCCCGCCAGCCAAACAGAGGTTCTTTTGGCCCGTTTCTCGAGCCAATGCCCGTGTCATGCGTAGAACGATATCTTCGGTGACTTGCTGGATTGAGGCCGCAATATCAGCATGAAAATCCTCGAGAGGGCTTTCTGGTAGTCGCGGTTGACGGCCGAACAGGTTGTGAAAGCGGGCATTTGTCATACTTAGCCCGGTACAGTAGTTGAAGTAACGCTGATTTAACCGAAAACTGCCATCTTCCTTAACATCAACGAGATGCTTGCGGATACTCTCGGCAAAGCGCGGCTTGCCGTAGGGTGCGAGACCCATGAGCTTGTACTCGCCAGAATTTACTCGAAAACCTGCATAAGTAGTGAAGGCAGAATATAGAAGGCCAAGTGAGTGAGGGAAAACCAACTCGCGAATAATCTTCAGTTCCGAGTCGCGGCCGATTGCCACAGATGTAGTCGCCCATTCCCCGACTCCGTCCATAGTCAGCACCAGAGCTTCTTCAAATGGTGAGGGATAAAAAGCCGAAGCCGCATGACTTAGGTGATGCTCGGAAAACAACAGGTCATCAGACGCGAACTGGCCTGGAGCGAGATCGTTGAGTTCTTTCGTTAGCAACGAGCGTTGAAACAGTTTCTCTTTCGCCCAAATCGGAAGACCTGCGCGAAAGCTAGCGAAGCCCTTCGGGGCGAAGCTTATATAAGTCTCTAGAATACGTTCGAACTTGAGGAACGGCTTGTCATAAAACACAACATGGTCAATTGCAGAGCCTTGCGCGGCTTCAAGGCAGAAGCGGGTTGCATTGCGCGGAAAATCGGAATCCTGCTTTTTACGGGTGAACCGCTCTTCCTGTGCTGCTGCGACAACGATGCCATCACGAATCAAAGCGGCGGCACTATCGTGATAGTAGGCAGAGATTCCGAGAATTTGCATGGAGCGTATGTCAGTAGGGCTGGGTGAAATTCGTGGTGTCTGAAGGGCGTTCAGTCCAGTAAGTGTCTGTCTTTGGATCAAACCGAAGCTCGAGCTGGTTGCGACCGCACAGACGCAAAAGCGCTGCACCAGGAGTAATGAATAAAAAATAGATCATGAAAAGTACAACGTTGCTCATCACGCCATTTACTTTTTTTCCAAAGCGTGTCCACAATCGATTCGGCACCGTCAGCAGGCCTGGCGCGACGATAGCAACGAGGGCCAGCGACACAGCGACGACCGCAGTAGGCATATGGACAGGCTCTGCGCGCCACAATGGCAGCGTGGCGAAGAACCCAATGATGAAGCACCACACAAAACCAAAAACCCTGTTGCTCACTTTTGTCTCTCTATTTTTCAGCGCTAGTATTGCAACCAGATGAGTCTGGTACGGCATGCTGTGCGGTTTACGTCGCAGGCACCAAGCTTATCCCGCACGTGGCTCCAACAACTCTGTAGCCATACATCTTCAGCATTGAAAAGTGCGAAAGGTGGTATCTAACTTTTTCTGCACTTACTGAGCTCATCACCAACAGATGGTGGCTTGATAGTTATGTGTACTGCGCATGATAAACCATGGCCGAAGCAATTCAAGTATGAGGGAGTCAGACAAATTGTTGAATGCAGTCGCGCCAGAGCTATTTGCTTTGCGTGTCGCTTTGGTACACAGCAATTGATCTGAACTTGTACAGCACGCTGGAGATCTGCGCAGGTTCGGATTCGGTGGATGCACAAACTTCAGTATGCAGTGTGAGTTCGGTGTCCAACAGCGGCGGCTGAGAAGGATGGCACACTCGTAACTGGATCGCAAGGAGCCAGGCAGTTCAACACTTTACTGGGCGCGCAGGTTGAGGTAGGTGTGTACGTCGCGTGAAGACGTTCGTGTCGAAAGTTTTGGAACAGTTTCGCAGACTGAGCTCAACGCATTCACAAGTTTGAGTGGGCGCCGCGAATTGACTGTAAAAACTCTGATCCAGGCCCTTTAATGATTTATGATTGGCCCCGCGGCTGCAATTCGCACCCGCTACTGCCGCTCACTTCAGAGCATCGCTTGAACACCTGATGGACGACGTTTCCGGCTTTAGATGAACCAGGATAGCCTGTACGAATGAATCAAGCGGTAAGGTGCCATCGCGCCAACACTCTGAGCAGCCCCCGCAGACTGGGGTCGCGTTGCCTGAAGGTTGGGCTTATGCCCGGTCAGCTCTAGTCTGCATTTGAGGACATGTATTTTTCAGTGGAGTATTCCATGAAGTTTCTAGTAGACCTTTTCGGGTTTCTGTTCAGCAAAAAATCGAGGCTGGTGTTAATCCCATTCTTGGCGGTGATCCTTTTGTTTGCGGCCATTTTTGTTGTGTTGGCCAATTCCTCCTGGGCGCCTTTTGTGTATGCGGTATTCTGAACATGAGCAGCCGAAAATCTCCCATGATGAGATTGCTTTCAGGAACATGCCTCGTGCTTGTGGGTTTGCTACTGGCTTTTGTTGCAGTTGAAGCTCTGGTGAGGGTGGCAACCTCCTCACAGCAGAACTATCTGATCGAGATGTGGCGCTATGCGACACTGCTCAAGCGAAGCAGTGCCGATCCTGTCGTGGGCCATGAACACATTCCCGGCGCATCCGCTTCGCTGCAAGGGGTTGATGTTTCCATTAACTCGCTTGGCATGCGCGGACCAGAACCAGACTTGACAACGCCTGGCAAGCATAAGGTCGTAATTATCGGCGACTCTACAGCCATGGGCTGGGGTATTCCGGAAAGCGAGACATTACGGGCACAAATCGCCGGCTACTTAGGCCCTGACGTTGAGGTAATGACGACTGGCGTCGGCAACATGAACATGACGCAGATTGTGGCCAACTGGTTGCGCTACTCAGACGTGATACGCCCGGATACGGTCATTGTACTGGCCACAGCACGTGCGCCTGCTGTGCAGAGTACTGAGGAGGCTGGATGGCTGGTACGCCATAGTCAAGCTTATGCCTTGCTTGTGTCCTTTGTCGAGATCGCGATGCACAATACCCCTGGCCAAGACGGCCTGGTAACGGGCTACGAGACTATGTGGAGCGGTGGGCCTGGACGCGTTGCTATGGATGAGGCGCTGGACCGTCTAAAGAAGGATCAGGCGAAGTATGGCTATCGTGTGTTGCTAATGCAAGTTCCGGAGCCGCACAGCTTTCAACCCTATCGGTTCCAATTTACCACCGACATCATGCAAGCGGAAAGCGAGAAGCGCGGCTGGACCTTTCTAGACCCACTGCCAGACCTGCAGCAACAGCCTGCCGAGAGCTATTGGGTGGCCAACAACGATGTTCATCCTAATGCAAAGGCCTTTCAAGTTATGGCGAATGTGCTGAAGCCACATTTGGACTCTATCCGGGAGCAGTAATCGATGTTGTTTCAGTTGCCATCGTTTCTGCTTTTTTTCCTGATTTTTTGTGCTCTTTTCGCTTTCTGTCCCCGTAAGTTTCTGCTTAATTATGTCACTATCGCCAGCCTGGTCTTCTACGCGTGGTGGTACCCGCCTGCAGTTTTATTGCTGATCGCGTTGATTGTTGGTTGCTGGTTAATGTTGCAGCTCGTTTGGCGAGACCGACGTTGGTTGGCGCTTTGCGTGGTCTTGTCTTTGATGCCGCTTGTGCTTTTCAAATACACGGACTTCTTGCTTGAGACCATCGATGGCATTTTAGGTATCGAGTCCCCGCGCCTTGGCTGGGCGTTGCCCCTTGGATTGTCTTTCGTCACCTTTACCATCATTAGCTATCTGGTCGATACGGCACGCCAGCCGAGCCAGAAGCGACCGGGCTTCTGGCCGACAGCTGTATACCTGACTTTCTTCCCTCACCTCATCGCCGGGCCAATCCTCCGCGCGAATCATATCCTGCCTCAGTTGCCTCGACTGGCAATTGCGTGGGCTGACTTTATGCCTAACCTTGCTCTGTTCACAGTCGGCATGCTGAAGAAGGTGCTGGTGGCAGATCCAGTTGGTGCCTATGTCGACCAAGCCTACTCGTCGCATGCAACCCTATCGGGTTGGGAGTCTGTGGCGGCGATATTCGGCTTTTCGATTCAAATATATTGCGACTTCAGCGCCTACTCTGACATGGCGATTGCACTGGCGGGCATGTTGGGGATATCGTTTCCGGAGAACTTTCGCTCGCCTTATATTTCGACCTCGTTGGGTGAGGTCTGGCGGCGCTGGCACATTACCCTGAGTTTCTGGCTCCGTGATTACGTGTTCAAGCCCCTACACGGTCGTCTGCACAAGTATGCCCGCCACCTCTCCATTGTTCTCACTATGATCGTTTCTGGCTTGTGGCATGGTGCAGCTTGGACCTTTATCGTTTGGGGGCTGGCCCAAGGGCTAATCATGGTTGTCGAGTCCATCAGCGGCTATCGCCGTTTCTCCGCAACTTCTTCAGGATGGCAGCGGGGATTCTGTATTCTCTTAACCTTCCTGGTTTGGAGTGTACTAACGGTGATCTTTAGGTCGCCTTCAATGTCTGTGGCCTATGACGTTGCAATTGGCAGCTTCGTGCGCGTCGGTTTGGGCGATTGGCCTGCTGCGGCGACCGTACCCGTGCTGCTTGGCGTTGGGTTGTTACTGCTGCATCCATTCGATCAAGTAGACAAGATTCGTGCAGCGGCGGCACGTGTGCCGACGGCTATTTTAGCCCCGATGTGTCTTTTGTTGTGTCTTGGATGTGCGACCATTGCCTCGATGCAGCCAGCAAATTTCTATTACTTTGATTTTTAGGCGGCTGTAAGGTACTGCAGGTTGGCGAGTTCATCTTGACACGTGA
This sequence is a window from Orrella marina. Protein-coding genes within it:
- a CDS encoding SGNH/GDSL hydrolase family protein; translated protein: MSEESEKSKIGTRIRKSLTGLFQLFIVLCLLGGFLDIVYPLAISTKNYLTHKVSETWPFRSAEPSLAQNIVLPESGFFSVRQEPGIRNIAAEYHSKNINVAADGLRYNGQDPPEKVSRTGLLLGSSTAFGYGVTDDQTIAAHLENELKDVRLYNYAGIGQPTTDNILRWYDLQKKYGKPDFVILAGVGYQIYVDCQAKQTPAVNSRSNIFVYLANRIADKSTHEKIQPCASSESLDLAIRSSILSIEKAVEFGRKQGVPFHIVYLPTPYDENINIDNLLKTAQAKEHILAMQRVYRRYRQELARLDFPELIDLSNALPSDKMYFLDAGGHLSDEGNKFLADTLFQRIWGNEDPERIRAGQDMKKNYSLGLH
- a CDS encoding carbamoyltransferase family protein translates to MQILGISAYYHDSAAALIRDGIVVAAAQEERFTRKKQDSDFPRNATRFCLEAAQGSAIDHVVFYDKPFLKFERILETYISFAPKGFASFRAGLPIWAKEKLFQRSLLTKELNDLAPGQFASDDLLFSEHHLSHAASAFYPSPFEEALVLTMDGVGEWATTSVAIGRDSELKIIRELVFPHSLGLLYSAFTTYAGFRVNSGEYKLMGLAPYGKPRFAESIRKHLVDVKEDGSFRLNQRYFNYCTGLSMTNARFHNLFGRQPRLPESPLEDFHADIAASIQQVTEDIVLRMTRALARETGQKNLCLAGGVALNCVANGKIAADGAFDNIWIQPAAGDAGGALGAALAAYHLHVKAPRRVCSPDAMSGSALGPEFSLSEVEAALSASGARFTVVPDESLFDETAAALAAGEVVGWFQGRMEFGPRALGNRSILGDPRRSDMQKKFNLKIKFRESFRPFAPSVLAEAAADWFDMSVPTSPYMLTVSTVAEQHRTISAQHAAAHHRLKDQYLVRSDIPAVTHTDFSARLQTVHAEQSPRYHALLKAFETLTGCPMLINTSFNVRNEPIVCTPAEAFTCFMATGMDRLVVGNVMMRKVDQDITLVTDYISRLEMD
- a CDS encoding SxtJ family membrane protein; the protein is MPYQTHLVAILALKNRETKVSNRVFGFVWCFIIGFFATLPLWRAEPVHMPTAVVAVSLALVAIVAPGLLTVPNRLWTRFGKKVNGVMSNVVLFMIYFLFITPGAALLRLCGRNQLELRFDPKTDTYWTERPSDTTNFTQPY
- a CDS encoding DUF5989 family protein, yielding MKFLVDLFGFLFSKKSRLVLIPFLAVILLFAAIFVVLANSSWAPFVYAVF
- a CDS encoding SGNH/GDSL hydrolase family protein, with translation MSSRKSPMMRLLSGTCLVLVGLLLAFVAVEALVRVATSSQQNYLIEMWRYATLLKRSSADPVVGHEHIPGASASLQGVDVSINSLGMRGPEPDLTTPGKHKVVIIGDSTAMGWGIPESETLRAQIAGYLGPDVEVMTTGVGNMNMTQIVANWLRYSDVIRPDTVIVLATARAPAVQSTEEAGWLVRHSQAYALLVSFVEIAMHNTPGQDGLVTGYETMWSGGPGRVAMDEALDRLKKDQAKYGYRVLLMQVPEPHSFQPYRFQFTTDIMQAESEKRGWTFLDPLPDLQQQPAESYWVANNDVHPNAKAFQVMANVLKPHLDSIREQ
- a CDS encoding MBOAT family O-acyltransferase, with product MLFQLPSFLLFFLIFCALFAFCPRKFLLNYVTIASLVFYAWWYPPAVLLLIALIVGCWLMLQLVWRDRRWLALCVVLSLMPLVLFKYTDFLLETIDGILGIESPRLGWALPLGLSFVTFTIISYLVDTARQPSQKRPGFWPTAVYLTFFPHLIAGPILRANHILPQLPRLAIAWADFMPNLALFTVGMLKKVLVADPVGAYVDQAYSSHATLSGWESVAAIFGFSIQIYCDFSAYSDMAIALAGMLGISFPENFRSPYISTSLGEVWRRWHITLSFWLRDYVFKPLHGRLHKYARHLSIVLTMIVSGLWHGAAWTFIVWGLAQGLIMVVESISGYRRFSATSSGWQRGFCILLTFLVWSVLTVIFRSPSMSVAYDVAIGSFVRVGLGDWPAAATVPVLLGVGLLLLHPFDQVDKIRAAAARVPTAILAPMCLLLCLGCATIASMQPANFYYFDF